aaataTGTAGATCAATGATCAGCTCACCCGTGATGAcatataaatagtaattgctattagctaattcatagtgtTTTCTGACAGCCGAGAGTTATCTAAATATAACCGCTTGTATTACGTTAGTTAGCGCTAggactaatgtagcctacattttccgatttggatgattgtgttatgatgtctctacttctgtgaatgtctgaacattgcatccaaaaataaaactTCACATCCGGGAACTTCATTTCGCAAGGActttgtttgtgcaaaatgttggTGAGAAAACAGCGTGGCTAGCTTACAATGCTGACTGTTGTGTCAATAGCAACTGGACGTTCTAAATGAGCTTTCTAATCGCACCGGGTTTgagcgtacgctgcagggaccactgtagaatgatcacagtTGTTTGTTGGTACGCGTGAAAAGGTTAAACCTGCTATGACACGCACACGAAAACTATGATAactatgaaaacacacacacagcagagggaTAAACTACAAAGCAGAATCAAtgcgttagccagctaactttgataaacaaccagaaataactgTTGATTTTGTCATTTATTAACAAAGCTAAACGCtgatatgtttttgtttgttgagTTCATTTGACCATTCCCATTTCAAGTATACccttctaaaaaataaaaaataaaaagtttgcTGGCTAACTTATTGATCCTGGTTTGTAGTATACCACTCTAGTGTGGTGTTTGTTTACCTTTCTTGGTGAAGAACTCCTTGGAGTATTTTCCGGCCAGGATCAGCTTCTTAGGAACTTTACCCAACAACTCAATGATCAACGCTATGTGGTCTACGCAAGAGAGGAAGACGACAAACAAATTAGACGGTGCCAATCTCATTTGTGATGAAGGTCTGCAGAATCCTCACAGACACAGCAGCAGGATCTACACAATAggatgtgagtgagtgtgtcttgAGGTCTAACATATTTGAGATACTATAAAAAAGGCACAATCTTGTGCCTTACAGGGAGGGGAACATACCTTCATCTCTAGAGTAGTCTTCCCCAGAGTGAGGCTCAAACAGGTAGTCTCCCGTAGCCAGCTCAAAAGCCTAGAAGGGACAGTCACATTTACAGTACCAGacaaacgtttggacacaactaatcattcaagggtttttctttattataactattttctacattgtacaataatagtgaagacatcaaaactatgaaataacacatatggaatcatgttgtaaccaaaaaaaaagggttaaatcaaaatatattttatatttgagattcttgaaagtagccaccctttgccttgatgacagctttgcacactcttggcacatatgctgagcacttgttggctgcctttccttcacgctgcggtctaactcatcccaaaccatctcaatttgagaaaaaaaaaacagcgtGGGCAGCTCAATTGAAACTAGACCTTCCAAATAAGCGTTCTAATCGCACCGGGTTTGAGCGTACGctccagggaccactgtagaatgatcacacccgtttGTTTGTACGTGTGAAATGCAGAGTTGTACCAGACAGGGGATAGACTGATGACTAGTAAGCCCCGCAGCTTAATACAAATACATATCAGAGCATTGTCTGCTGGGCTAGTTAGTTCAAGATTTTCTGAGGCTAGTTATACATTGACTAAGGTGTTTCACATTCTTGGGGGACCTCCTTGGGAAACTAAACTATTTATTAAACGTGGTTGTACTTGTGAGATGTAACCCACATTTTTCTTTACATGACCAAGTCAACATACAGCCAGACCTGTGGTAGTCGGTAAGTGCAGAGACGTTCCTTGCGTGTTCCTACTGACAGAAACACGGAGGCAGACCGGCGAGGCCATGTTTTGGGTTGATCTGACAAGCGTGAGGAGTGtgtgtcggggtgtgtgtgtgtgtgagagagtgtcctCTATCCTATCTCTACCCACCATTGCGGCAGTGCTCCAGATATCAGCAGGCGTCCCGTAACCGGCTCCCATCAGCACCTCCAGAGAACGGTACTGACGAGTTTGGATGTCATCTGTAAAGTGCTTgtgctgaggaggagaggagggatggagagagagggatagaggggggggtcgagagagaaagaaagagggagaaagagtgggatagatggagagagaaagagaaggcatCACTGATCTGACATGACTCGTATTGGTGTAAGCCTTTaagtcaaatcacattttattggtcacatagacatggttagcagaggttattgcgagtgtagcgaaatgcttgtgcttctagttcccgacagtgcagcaatatctaacagacTGTAGTAAAACCCTTGCTGGCTGTCGCATATCTGGTCATATTTATTTAATAATCTGGTCATTTCGAGTCGACGGGATGAGAAGTGGGTCTTCCACAACATCCGGTCCTGATTAACGATCAAGCTAGCGAGCAAGGAAGGATGATTTGGGCCCAAATAAGATTTTCAAAAATTCAAAAATGGCTGTACTATACTCACCACCCAGCAGGCATTCCCCAGGTCAGCTATTTTGATCTGGATCTTGTCTGCATTGAGAGGTTCCAGAGGGTTGACCAACAGACTACCTGCTGCTATTTTATctaaacagagagaagagggtggaaaGTGGAGAGAAAAAGAAGAGGAACAAAACAATATTTATCTATAAATGTGAGCGTTGTGTGATGCTGCACCATCCGGAAAAAGTCAGTTCTGCCGAGTCAACTGGAAGAGAAAGAAGACGGAAAAGATTGAAAGAGAAGTACCGAGTTGGTGATATTATAAGGAGCCCTCAGAaagagtagagaaagagagacattacAGCTATTTACAAATAACACTTACGCCATCAACGCGAGTGTCTTCAGTGAGGTGAACCGTTCAGAACATTGCAACTAGAAATGTGAGCAATAGAGCTGAAATGATAGTTGAATCTACATTTCAAAGAGACATGTCTGAACTCCGTGATCTTTATTCTATCCAAATATTCGATAAGGTTTCCCCTCCTGATGAAGTGCGCAGCAAAGTGccacctctaccccctccacTAACCGTTCCtctcgccctcctcctcttcatcctctcttaCAGGCACCACATCCGTCTCCATCTCCTcgtcttttctctcctcctcatcctcctctggtTGTTTACACTCCTCAGTCtcgccctcctttcctctcccttctTTATCGTGTGTTCCAGGGTCGCCGGGCCCTCTGCCGTTGCATTCTGGGTAAACTGCGTCGGCCGGCGAGTCCCGTCCCTGGGTACTGGCGCTGTCAGGGGCTACGGCGTCAAGTTTGTTGGAGTTCTGTCGGTCCTCCTCTTCGTTGGTCCTCTGTACCTCATGGCTCTCCGAGAGGGCGTGGCCATTGCAGTTCACCTCcatcctgctctcctcctccgtTTTATCTGGAGCTGGGTCTAGGGGACAGAGGTTAAGTGATGATAGGACAGTCAGTCACATAAACATATGTCAACACACTACTGATCAGCAACCCTGGTCCAATGACATTTGGTCCAAATATTGTTTTAAATCCACTACATGGTAGCCGGGATGCcagaatcactgatctacaaatcaccttgcatgcCATTATGTAAATCAAGATTAGCGATTCTGCGCCTCCAATTGATCTCCCCAAACACGTGTTTTGCCTTTCCGTTTCTTTTAAAAGGTGAAAAGGAACAAAATCTAAATGGTGGTCCGTAATTTAACACAGGATCATTTTAATCTGGATTAAATGTGTTCTGTAAAACCATGGTGTTTGTTGACCTGCTGTGACACCATTAGCGATGCCCTGTAGCGTGACGGAGGTGGGCGGGGGGGCGTCTGTGGTGGCCCCTTCAGTCTCCTCTTCGCCCTCCTCCTCGCCTCCCTCCGGCGCTCCCTCCATCTCCTGAATCCTCTTCTCTAACATCTCTGCCTGCTTCCGCTGtttcttcttcatcttcttcttcttgttctttGACATCTTCGCCGTCTGAGGGGAGGGGTAAGGAGAggggggatgaagagaggagtGAAGAAGGGAAGAGAGTTCAAGGCTTAGACTACTATACCATTTGTAAAACTGCTTTTCCATTGATAAGTGTGAACAGAGAGCCACCCACTCCCCATACAATACCTGGTAGCAGCAACCACATTCAAAAAAAGACATCATGCTTTTATAAATGCATAAAAACAGAGACTTACTGGTTTGGGCGCAGGGGCTGTGCTCACTaggcagagagaagagaaagaacatTCGactgtcatatcctcagctaGATAATGACTAAACCAGCATAGGATTATGTCAAATCTGCCTCAGTAATTAGCATACAGTAGCAGTAGCACAGTGTCTGTCTATGGTATTATCCCTAGaacttctaagcaaacagctgtatGCAGGGCTTTATAGatctacatttttatggaatggtctgcctatccatgtgagacgcAGACTCTGGCTCAACCTTtaggtctttactgaagactcatctcttcagtaggtcctacaattgagtgtagtctggcacaaatcaaattttatttgccacatgcgccgaatacaacaggtgtagactttacagtgaaatgcttacttacaagcccttaaccaacagagcagttaaaaaaaaagaaaataaataaaagtaacaaataattaaagagcagcagtaaaataacaagtgcgagcctatatacagggggtactagtacagagtcaatgtgcgggggcaccggttagtcgaggtaagatgtacatgtaggtagaattattaaggtgactatacatagataacagagcagcagcagcataaaataggggggcaatgcaaatagaatgggtagccatttgattagaggttcaggaatcttatggcttgggggtagaagctgtttagaagcctcttggacctagacttggagctccggtaccgcttgccatgcggtagcagagagaccagtctatgactagggtggctggagtctagggccttcctctgacaccgcctggtatagaggtcctggatgacaggaagcttggcgccagtgacgtactgggccgtacacactaccctctgtggtgccttgcggttggaggccaagcagttgccataccaggcattgatgcaaccagtcaggatgctctcgatggtgcagctgtagaaccttttgaggatctgaggacccatgctaaatcttttcagcctcctgagggggaataggttttgtcgtgccctcttcccgactgtcttggtgtgcttggaccatgttcatTTGTTGGTGATgcggacgccaaggaacttgaagctcccactacagccccgtcgaagaGAACGGGGGAGTGCTCGGTCctgcttttcctgtagtccacaataatctactttgtcttgatcacgttgagggagaggttgttatcctggcaccacacggtcaggtctctgacctcctccctataggctgtctcatcgttgttggtgaacaggcctaacactgttgtgtcgtcggcataCTAAatgttgttggagtcgtgcctggccgtgcagtcatgactgaacagggagtacaggcggggactgagcacacacccgaggggcccctgtgttggatgtgttgttacctacccttaccacctgggggtggtccgtcaggaagtccaggatccagttgcagagggaggtgtttagtcccagggtccttagcttagtgatgagatttgagggcactatggtgtagaacgctgagctgtagtcaatgaatatcattctcacataagtgttccttttatccaggtgggaaagggcagtgtggggtgcaatagagatggcatcatctgtggatctgttggggtggtatgcaaattgggtgggtctagggtttctgggataatggtgttgatgtgagccacgaccagcctttcaaagcacttcatggctacagacgtgagtgctacgggtcagtagtgattcaggcaggttaccttagtgttcttgggcacagggactatggtggtctgcttgaaacatgtttgtaattcagactcagacagggaaaggttgaaaatgtcagtgaagttggtcagcgcatgctcggagtacacgtcctggtaaaccgtctgaatgtattctgaatgttgacctgtttaaaggtcttactcacatcagctgcagagagcgtgatcacacagtcgtccggaacagcttaagctctcatgcatgcttcagtgttgctagcctcgaagcgagcatagaagtaatttagctcgtctggtagactcGAGTCACtgagcagctctcggctgtgcttccctttgtagtctgtaatggtttgcaagccctgccacatccgacaagcgtcggagccggtgtattacgattcgatcttagtcctgtattgacactttgcctgtttgatggttcgttggagggcatagcaggatgtATTATAAGCGTCCgaaagtcccgctccttgaaagtgtcagctctaccctttagctcagtgcggatgttgcatgtaatccatggcttctggttggggtatgtacgtacagtcactgtggggacgacgtcattgatgcacttgatgtactcctcaatgccatcggaagaatcccggaacatattccagtctgtgcaggcaaaacagtcctgtagcttagcatctgcttcatctgaccacgtcAATGGTGCTTCCCGCTttagtttttgtttgtaagcaggaatcaggatagaATTGTagtcaaatttgccaaatggagggcgagggagagctttgtacgcatctctgtgtctggagtaaaggtggtctagagtttgttACCCTCTGGTCACACATTTAACATGcaggtagaaattaggtaaaacagatttaagtttgcctgcattaaagtctccggccactaagagcgctgcttctggatgagcgttttcctatttgcttatggccgtatacagctcactgagtgtggtcttagtgccagcatcggtttgtggcggTAAATAGACATCTACGAAGAATATAAACTCTCTtgatagatagtgtggtctacagcttgtcatgagatactctacctcaggtgagcaaaaccttgagacatccttagatatcgtgcaccagttgTTTGCAGATACACATAGACtgacaccccttgtcttaccagagggccagctgtatgttattcatgtcgtcgttcagccacaactcggtgaaacataagatattacagtatttattgtcccgttggtaggatatacgtgcttgtagTTCGTCCACTTTATTATCCAACAATGAAACGTTGGCCAATAATaccgatggcaaaggcagattagccactcgtcgccggatccttacaaggcaccttgATATCTCcgtctttctcctgcgaatgacggggatgagggcctcgTCGGGTGTCTGGACtaaatccctctcgtccgactcattaaagaaaaattattcgtcccgttcaaggtgagtaatcgctgttctgatttccagaagctgttttcgggtcttaagagacagtagcagcaacattatgtacaaaataagttacaaaaaatgcaaacaaaaacaaaatagcacggttggttaagagcccataaaacggcagccatcccctctggcGCCATTACTATcgcccaggggtgcgaaggtgaacagcaaggcactggagtgaagAACCACCATTGCTGTcgctgcctggccggctcccctctctactaggattctctgcctctgaccctattacgtgGGCTGAGTCACTGTCTTACTAGTGCTCTCCCACGGGCATTAATATTGATTTGGTgccacctttgctgctataacagcctccaatcttctgggacactttccactagatattggaatATTCCTGCGGGgaccttccattcagccacaagagcatttctgaggtcgggtactgatgttgggcaattaggcctggctcgcagtcggtgttccaattgatcccaaaggtgttcgatggggttgagcccaggttgaaagtcactgagctcttcagtttctgtacagcactttgagatatcagctgatgtacgaagggctatataaatacatttcatttgattcagttaggccattctaatgccaatgtttgtctatggagatcgcatggctgtgtgctcgatattATACACCTGCcaacaatgggtgtggctgaaatagccgaatccactaatttgaaggggtgtccagatacttttgtatatagtgtTAATGTTTGTTTTTGACTTTGTTACACATTTGTTGTTATTTTTGAGGATCCACATGTCATGGAAAATTTCAATTTGAACAACTAATGAGCAACTCCGTTGTAAATCCAGCGCATATTGAATGTTGAGATTGCCGAAAGGCCAGTCTTTTGCAATGACaaggagtggcaaggagtggaatgttagctaaagagactggtactcagACTAGAAGGCAGACGGGAGGAGACAAGATCCAGTGGGACCATTCTAACCAAGGAGAAGGCAGACTCGTTTGTGAACAGGTACAACTcccgatatacagtgcattcggaaaggtatcagactccttgactttttccacattgtgttacattacagccttattctaaaatagattaaacatcgttttttttctccacagcaatctacacacaataccccataatgacaaagtgaaaacacgttttttgaatttttgcaaatgtattataaataaaaaaaacataccttatttacataagtacataagtactttacataagaaattgagctcaggtgcatccaactccattggtcatccttgagatgtttctacaacttggagtccacctgtggtaaattcaattgattggacatgatttggtaaggctgtctatataaaaaggtcccccagttgacagtgcacgtcagagcaaaaaccaagccatgagattgaaggaattgtccatagagctccgagacaggattgtgtcacagatctgggggagggcaccaaaaaatgtctgcaacattgaaggttcccaagaacacagtggcctccatcactcttaaatggaagaaatttggaaccaccaagactcttcctagagctggccgcacagGCCAAAAGGAGCAAACGAGGGAGAAGGGTCTtgatcagagaggtgaccaagaacccaatggtcactctgacagcgctccagagttcctctgtggagatgggagaacgttccagaaggacaaccatctctgaagccactcctcagtaaaaggcacatgactgcccgcttggagtttgccaaaaggcacttaaagacgctcagaccatgagaaagaagattctctggtctgataaaaccaagatcaaactctttggcctgaatgccaagcatcacatcgggaggaaacctggtaccatccctacagtgaagcatggtggtggcagcatcatactgtggggatgtttttcagctgcagaatgcttatgtaaataaggtatcagttatttttaatacattaaaGAAatgtccaaaaacctgtttttgctttgtcattatggggtattgtgtgtagattgatgaggaaataaaCTTAATAACTTAAGGCTGtaatggaaggggtctgaatattttccgaattaACTGTATACCCActgattgttgaagaatataacttatgaaAGCCTCATgcgcttagttcaactgtcgtacttcatcagaactgaaaatgcaagatcgtttacaaacattggagtagaaTCATGTAAATTTAAACAAACACTTACATGATTATAATTTTGATATAATGGATAGTCAGTCCTTTAATCCATAGCTGTCTATTAATTTGAGAGtctacatttctccaggcccatccctctgcTTTTTACCAAACACTaacctaacatgctgaccaaacaGCCTCTACACGTGTTTGCGTGCAGGTGTTGATTTTGTCTATCCCCACCAGACACGTTCATGACAAGCAGGCTAAAATACTTAAACCaactgaaccaactatattcatttggggacggGTGGAaaaacacatgaaacattcatgaacatttagctagcttgttgttgctagctaatttgtcctgggttgatatttacctgaaatgcatatgGTCCCTCTATTTTTGCTGGATCTTTGTAGAATGTTTGGCCCATGTTGAGTCATGCAAAATCGTGTgttctctactctgacaattaatccacagataaaaaacGGGAAACCTAGTTCGTTTTTCTCCTTGTTCATTCTTCTTCTGTGGAATTTATATGAAAGTTAGAAACTAACTTTAAGgcgcattaccaccaccaactggactggagtgtggccCTCGTTTATCTTtcaaatcacccacgtgggtatatgctccaaaaaaacaagttctattttagcgcctggctacacaGACGTTCGTTGATGCCCGCAAACATTTCTGTATGAATGATTGATGCATGTGCAAATATGTATGTGGCAATGTATTTTTGCAACGCTGGCGCACGCAACGCGAGCGGTATGGTCAGCAtgtaacgtagcaggcgtaaaagaaacgtCTGTGCGGGGTTAAAAGAAACCGGAAGCATCTGGTTCAGGCTTTGCCTCATCTGTCTTTTCCCTGAAAACCACATGCCTCGGGTTCTTCCGACCCTCTGAGGGTGCCAAAACAGAGGCAGGGTGACTGCTTTATTGCTTAAAatgaaggattctagctttacaATCCCATTATTCACCATCCCAAGCCCGGATGGTAACGTTATGTTCATGTTGATAAAACCTTCCTTAAACTGTTCACTATGTTAATTCAGTTTGCCAATTGGTTGAGAGAAGTGTCAGTCATCTGTGGATACAAAGGAGGCTGGcactcctgtcctctgtcactctGTAGCCTCATCAGCCATCTTCCTATCGTAGGATGTATACATGTGTCTACTTCTTTGTGGTGTGTATGTACCTGCAGATCCAGAGGGGGGTGGAGCTCCTGTCCTCTGCCACTCTGTAGCTTCAGCAGCCATATTCCTAATGTAGGGCTCGTTAACAGTCAACAAGATATTCTCTGGCTTGATGTCCGTGTGGATGATCTTACACTTTGAGTGGAGGTAGTCCAGCCCCTGGAGAACCTATAGGAGGGTAGAGCATCAGTAAGAACACTGCTGCATAGGGTTTCAACATTAAGGAGAATTCCAGTTGGAGGATTCCAAGAATCAGGGAAACTTTTGGGATAGTGTCCAGAATTTTCAACCCTctgaaatcccccccaaaaaaacaattaCTGTTTCGACGTAAAAGTTACGTAGAATGTTTGTTTTTGCTAAAAAGAATGCACCCAACCTGGAACACACCCAATGTTGTGTGAGGAATAAGGTGTTGTTTTACCTGTCGAATGATGCTCTTGACACAGGGCAGAGGAAGGCCCTGGTAGTTAGACTTGATGATCCACTTCAGCAGATGATGACCCAGAACCTCAAACACCATACAGACATCTGATGGGGAGCTGGGTCAAGGACTCAAAAAACACAAACATGCCCCCTTGTCATTCACACCTAAGCATTTGGTATACACCTATCCAATATGGAAGTGGGCCAACGAACCCAGAAATCATTACGACCTCTTCAAGAAGCTGGCCATGCTGGGATGGAGGAAGTCTGGGCGCATTGCCCAGACACCCAGCTGTGACGGACAGACAAACTGTCACTACATCTGTGGCGCTGTGCGTGTCATGTAGCTGGAGTGTATTGTGCTGCCAACAGCTGTACAACACCGGCCAAACATCAGTGCAACATCTGTGAACCACTGATAGATAGTGCCAGGACTAGGGCAATAAAGATTTTAAGACTCATCATTTTGACTAATACTAACGCACTGATCTTAGGGAGTACTGAGTAGATGGAATATGCCTGCGTCCTTTGTCTGTTTCAGGGTTATTATAGTGAACTACAACTGAAACTAAAAAACTATTATGTAAActttcagcaaaaaaataaatcaaatgggacttaagcttttttttttttcttctaatggGGGTTTCAAGCTTCCGAGTCTGGCAGGTAAATGCTGAGAGGAGATAGTGATGTTTCTAATTGGCCTAGCTTGTGCATCATGATAACTAGTTATCAATGTTGAATTGCTGTGGGAGCATCGAGCACTCTTTAAAAAGACCAGCGCAGTCAGAAATTGGATTGTCCtttacacagtgtgtgtgtgtgtgtgtgtgtgtgtgtgtgtgtgtgtgtgtatgtatgtatgtatgtatgtatgtatatatacacacacatatacatacatatacatatacacac
The sequence above is drawn from the Salmo salar chromosome ssa22, Ssal_v3.1, whole genome shotgun sequence genome and encodes:
- the LOC106582688 gene encoding SRSF protein kinase 1 isoform X1 encodes the protein MERKVLALQARKKRTKTKKPGKKPDPAPRGGASKQNDSPIPDQDEEILGSDDEEQEDPNDYCRGGYHHVKIGDLFNGRYHVIRKLGWGHFSTVWLAWDIQGKRFVAMKVVKSAEHYTETALDEIKLLRSVRNTDQNDPSREKVVQLLDDFKISGMNGSHVCMVFEVLGHHLLKWIIKSNYQGLPLPCVKSIIRQVLQGLDYLHSKCKIIHTDIKPENILLTVNEPYIRNMAAEATEWQRTGAPPPSGSAVSTAPAPKPTAKMSKNKKKKMKKKQRKQAEMLEKRIQEMEGAPEGGEEEGEEETEGATTDAPPPTSVTLQGIANGVTADPAPDKTEEESRMEVNCNGHALSESHEVQRTNEEEDRQNSNKLDAVAPDSASTQGRDSPADAVYPECNGRGPGDPGTHDKEGRGKEGETEECKQPEEDEEERKDEEMETDVVPVREDEEEEGERNDKIAAGSLLVNPLEPLNADKIQIKIADLGNACWVHKHFTDDIQTRQYRSLEVLMGAGYGTPADIWSTAAMAFELATGDYLFEPHSGEDYSRDEDHIALIIELLGKVPKKLILAGKYSKEFFTKKGDLRHITKLKPWGLLEVLVEKYEWSKEEAATFASFLFPMLDLVPEKRATAAECLRHAWIAP
- the LOC106582688 gene encoding SRSF protein kinase 1 isoform X2 encodes the protein MGIRASCRPDPAPRGGASKQNDSPIPDQDEEILGSDDEEQEDPNDYCRGGYHHVKIGDLFNGRYHVIRKLGWGHFSTVWLAWDIQGKRFVAMKVVKSAEHYTETALDEIKLLRSVRNTDQNDPSREKVVQLLDDFKISGMNGSHVCMVFEVLGHHLLKWIIKSNYQGLPLPCVKSIIRQVLQGLDYLHSKCKIIHTDIKPENILLTVNEPYIRNMAAEATEWQRTGAPPPSGSAVSTAPAPKPTAKMSKNKKKKMKKKQRKQAEMLEKRIQEMEGAPEGGEEEGEEETEGATTDAPPPTSVTLQGIANGVTADPAPDKTEEESRMEVNCNGHALSESHEVQRTNEEEDRQNSNKLDAVAPDSASTQGRDSPADAVYPECNGRGPGDPGTHDKEGRGKEGETEECKQPEEDEEERKDEEMETDVVPVREDEEEEGERNDKIAAGSLLVNPLEPLNADKIQIKIADLGNACWVHKHFTDDIQTRQYRSLEVLMGAGYGTPADIWSTAAMAFELATGDYLFEPHSGEDYSRDEDHIALIIELLGKVPKKLILAGKYSKEFFTKKGDLRHITKLKPWGLLEVLVEKYEWSKEEAATFASFLFPMLDLVPEKRATAAECLRHAWIAP